The Novosphingobium sp. Gsoil 351 genome contains the following window.
CAACGGGTTCTTGCGACGACATGACCGATACCGTCACCCTCGCGGCGTTGCCGCCGACCCCCAACGATTGCGCCCTGCCGCGTCGCTTTTCGGATTTCGTCACGTTTGCCGAGGCGCTCGATTATGCCGCGCTGAGCAAGAAGGGCCTCAACTTCCACGACCCTCGCGGCAACTTGACGCGCGCTTACCCCTATGCCGAACTGCGTGACGAGGCACGGGCGGCGGCGTTCCGGCTGATCGCGGCGGGGATCGCCAAGGGCGACCGTGTAGCGCTGATCGCCGAGACCGGGCCGCAGTTCGCCGCACTGTTCTGCGGCGCGGTGCTGGCGGGTGCGTGGCCGGTGCCGCTGCCGCTGCCGACCAGCTTCGGTGGCAAGGACAGCTATATTGACCAGATCGCGGTTCAGCTCGGCTCGAGCGATCCTGCTGTGTTGCTGTATCCCGAGGAAATCGCGGCGATGACCGAGGCTGCCGCCGCGCGCCATGGCGTCCGTGCGCAGTCCTACACCGATTTCAACAACGCCCCCGCGAACACCGCCGCGCTCCCGACGTCCGATCCCGAAGACATCTGCTACCTCCAGTATTCGAGCGGATCGACCCGCTTTCCCCATGGGGTCGCGGTTACCCACCGCGCCCTCCTGAACAATCTGCGCGGACATTCGACCAGCATGAAGATCGGCGACGGTGATCGCTGCGTTTCGTGGCTGCCGTGGTACCACGACATGGGTTTGGTCGGCTGCCTGCTCTCGCCGATCGCCAACCAGGTCTCGACCGATTATCTCAAGACCGAGGACTTCGCGCGTCGCCCGCTCGCCTGGCTCGATCTGATCAGCCGCAATCCCGGCACCACGCTCAGTTATTCGCCGACGTTTGGCTACGACATCTGCGCGCGGCGAATTTCCAGCCAGAGCCACGTCGCCGACCGGTTCGACCTGTCGCGCTGGCGGGTCGCCGGCAACGGGGCCGACATGATCCGCCCGGACGTGATGCAGAGCTTCGTCAACGCGTTCGCCGAAGCCGGCTTCCGCGCGCAGGCCTTCCTCCCCAGCTATGGTCTCGCCGAAGCGACGCTGGCGGTGACGGTGATGCCGCCAGGCGAAGGCATCCGCGTCGAGCTGGTCGAGGAAGAGCGCCTGTCGGGCCGTCCGCGCGATCTGTCTCGGCCGGCCCGTTATCGAGCCATAGTCAATTGCGGCAAGCCGGTGCTCGACATGGAGCTGGCGATCCGCGGCGAGAGCGGCAAGGCGCTGCCCGACCATCATATCGGCAAGGTCTGGTGCCGCGGCCCCAGCGTGATGCACAGCTATTTCCGCGATCCCGATTCGACCGCGGCCGCTCTCGTCGAAGGTTGGCTCGATACCGGCGACATGGGCTATCTCGTCGACGGCTATCTGTTCATCGTCGGGCGGGCGAAGGACATGATCATCATCAACGGCAAGAATCATTGGCCGCAAGACATCGAGTGGGCGGTCGAGCAACTCCCCGGATTCCACCAGGGCGATATCGCCGCGTTCGCCGTGGAATCCGACAATGGCGAGGAGGTGCCCGCGGTTCTCGTCCACTGCCGGGTCAGCGACCCCGACGAGCGCCTGCGCCTGCGCGAGCAGATCCGCGACAAGGTACGTTCGATCACCGGTATGAACTGCGTGGTCGAACTGGTCCCCCCGCGCAGCCTGCCGCGCACCAGCTCGGGCAAGTTGAGCCGCGCCAAGGCCAAGACGCTTTATCTGGGCGGCGAGATCGAGCCCTATGCGCTCGCCGCTTGACGGGCTTTTCGCAGACTCTTGATTTTGATCTTTTCCCTCCAGTAGATGGGCGGCAGGGGGAGGTCTCGGCGACATTGATCGCGAGGCCATCATTCGCTTGCTCGTAACCGCGCCCGACGAATTCCGGATGATCGCCGACAGCGCGCCGCTGCCGATCTGGCTGACCGGGCTCGATCGGCGGCGGCGGTTCGTCAACCAGGCCTACGTCAAGCTGCTCGGCGGCAGCTACGAGGAGGCGCTCGAGTTCGACTGGCGCTCGATCCTCCACCCGGCCGATCACGACCGCATCGTCGCGGAATCCATTGCGGGCGAGGCGACGCTCAAGCCGTTCACGCTCGAGGCCCGCTATCGCGTCGCCGACGGCTCGTGGCGCTGGCTCCACTCGGTCTCGCAGCCGTTGTTCGACGCCGACGGCGTACATCTCGGGTTCGAGGGCGTAGCCTTCGATCTGACCGCGATGAAGGAAGCGCAGCGCGAGCTCGAGGCGCGTGAGCGGCGCTTCTCGGCTTACGTCAACCAGACCGCTGCTGGCTTCGGCGAAGTCGACGCGACCGGCCGCTTCAGCCGGGTCAACGATCGCTTTTGCGAGATCACCGGCTATTCGCGCGAAGAGCTGCTCGAGCGCACGATGCTCTCGATCACCCACCCCGACGATGTGGCGCGCAACGTACCGCTGTTCGAAGCGGCAGTCGCGCATGGCACGCCTTACGTCCACGAGAAGCGCTACATCCGCAAGGATGGCGCGATCATCTGGGTGAACAACTCGGTCTCGGTAATCACCGAGACCGACGGCGAACTCAGTGGAGTTCTGGCGGTTTCCATCGACGTCACCGCGCGGCGTGAAGCCGAGGCCGATCTGCGCAAGGCCGAACAGCGGCTGCGCCTCGCCACCGAAGGGGCGGGGATCGGAACGTGGGATTGGAACTTGCGCGAAGGCGTGGGCACCTGGTCGTCGCAGGCGCAGCGCATCCTCGGGGTGGAGCGGGGCGAAAACATTTCGCTCGAGGAGCGGATGAACGCGGTCTATCCGCCGGATCGTCCGGCGGTGACCGCCGCTCTCGGCAAGAGCTTGAGCGGCAGCGGCGAGTTCGCCCTGGAATATCGCATCCAGCGCCCCGACGGCGCGATCCGCTGGGTCGCCTCGCATGGGGTGATGGAGCGCGACGAGGCCGGACGCTATGTTCGCGCGCTGGGCACGCTGCGCGACGTCACCACCCGGCGCGATGCGCAGGAACGGCTCGAACAGCTCAATCGCACGCTGGAAAGCAAAGTCGCCGAGCGCACGCGCGAGCGCGACGCGATGTGGCGGCTGAGCCGCGATCTGTTGCTGGTACTCGACGCGCGCCGGCGGATCGTCGCGATCAATCCGATCGTCGAAGAGGCCATCGGCTATTCGTCCGAGGAAGTGGTCGGACAGCCCTTCGAGCGGTTCCTCCACCCCGACGACAGGCCGCTGCTCGGTCAGGCAACCCGCCGCGGGCGCCGCGAACGGATCACCGATATAGACGCCCGGCTGGTAACCCGCGACGGCAACGTCCGGCAGTTCGTCTGGAACGCCACGCCCGAGGCGGGCTTGGCGTACGTGAACGGGCGCGACGTGACCGAGGAACGCGCACGCCAGGAAGAACTCTTCGCCGCGCAGGAAGCCCTGCGCCAAGCCCAGAAACTCGAAGCCATTGGCCAACTCACCGGTGGGGTCGCCCACGATTTCAACAACCTGCTCAGCCCGATCATCGGCGGACTCGACATCCTGCGCCGCCGCGGCGTGGGTGGCGAGCGCGAGCATCGCCTGATCGAAGGCGCGCTCCAGTCCGCCGAGCGCGCCAAGCTGCTGGTCCAGCGCCTACTCGCGTTTGCCCGCCGCCAGCCGCTCCAGGTCCGAGCGGTGACGCTCGCGCCCCTGCTCGAGGAATTGCGCGGGCTGCTTACTTCCACGCTTGGCCCGCAGATCGAATTGTCGATCCTCGTCGCCCCTGGTCTCGATTCGGTAATGGCCGACGCGAACCAGCTCGAAATGGCGATCCTCAACCTGGCGGTCAACGCCCGCGACGCGATGCCCGACGGCGGTCACCTGCGCGTTTCGGCGCAGCGTGTGGTGGCCGCATCGGGCACCGCGTTCATCGAGCTGGCGGTCAGCGACGATGGCCTGGGCATGGACGAGGAGACCCTGAGCCGCGCGGTCGAGCCGTTCTTTTCAAGCAAGGGCGTGGGCAAGGGCACCGGCTTGGGCTTGTCGATGGTCGAAGGGCTGACCGCGCAGCTGGGCGGATCGCTGCATATCGACAGCCGTCCCGGTGGCGGCACAACGGTGACGCTGTGCCTGCCGGTGGCGGGTGGCGTCTCGGCACCGCTCGCGCCCCCGCTCGCGTCGCCGGGGGCGGGCGGCAAGGGCTGCATCCTGGTCGTAGACGACGAGCCCCTGGTGCGCATGGGCACCGCCGAATTGCTGCGCGACGAAGGCTACGAGGTGGACGAGGCGGAATCGGCCGAAGCCGCGCTTGCGCTTGGTTCGTTCGATCGCTTCGCTTGCGTGGTCACCGATTATCTGATGCCGGGGATGAACGGGGTCGAGCTGGCCGCGCGGATTCAGCTGGCGCGGCCCGCGCTGCCGATCCTGCTGCTGTCCGGGTATGCCGATCCCGGGGCGTTCAGCGCGCTGCCATATCTGTCGAAGCCATGCTTCGGCGACGACCTGGCCCGGGCGGTCGGCACGCTGCTGGCGGACAAAGCCTAGCCGGCGGGAGTCAAAGCGCACCGAGGAAAGCTCGGGCCGTCGCTTCGCGCGTCGCCCAATCGCCACCCACCCGGTCGAACGCCACCCCGGCACGGACCAACATGTCCTCGGCCAGCGCTGCAAACCGCGCACGGGCCGCGGCGGTCCCGAAAAAACGGGTACCGTCGGCCACCCACGGAACATCGGGCGCGAACAACAGGTAGCGTTCGGCCTTGGGATAGGCGAGCAGCACGGGCGGAACTTCGCCGAACAGCATCGCCGCCCAGGCGGCGGTCATCAGCGGATCGGTGTCGAGCAGCACCAGCGGCGGGGCATCGGCACAGGTCGCGCGCATCGCCGCGTCCTGCCCCTCGGCGATGGCGAGCAGATCGGCCATCGTCAGGTCGGTGCCGCGCGTCTCGCAGTATTCGCGACCGTATTCGGGCACAAAGGGACGACCCAGTTCGCTCGCGAGCTTTTGCCCCAGGACCGACTTGCCGGTGCTTTCCGCGCCGTGAAAGCAGACCCGGATCAAGCTTCGTTGCCGACCGCGACCGGCTGCCGCCGCGCCGCCTCGACCCATTCCTTGAGCCCGAACAGGCTCATCACCAGGAACCCGCCGTAAAGGCCCGCGGTGGGATAGAGCCCGCGGTTGATGTAGAGCGCGATCGAGGCGACATCGATCACGATCCACAGCACCCAGTTCTCGATTCGGCGAAACCCCAGGAGCACTTGCGCGGCGACGCTGGCCCCGGCGATCGCGCTGTCGGCGTACGGCATCACCGCGTCGGTGAAGCGATGCATGACCCAACCCAGATTGATGCAGAGCGCGGCGGTGACCACCAGCCATACCGCCCGACTGGGATTGTCGAGCCAGCGCACCGGCACGGTGTCGTCCTCACCCCCCGCGCGCGACCACAGCCACCAGCCCCAGCCCTGGGCGAGGAAGAAGAACACCTGAAGCCCCGCCTCGGCGTAGAGCCGCTCCTCGTAGAACACGAGGATGTAGAGCGCGACCATCGCCATCCCGAACGGGAAATTCCACACGCTGCGGAAAATGAGCAGTGCGATGTTGGCAAGACCGAGCGCGGCGGCGGCATATTCGATGAGTTCGATCGTCGCGGGCGTCACCTGCCCGCGATAGCGGGCAAGCCGTGCCGGGTGAAGCGGGTTTTCAGGTCAACGCGCCGCCGAGCGCGGTCGACCATTCCTGCGCGTCGAAGCCCACCAGCAGGCCCTTGCCGTCCCCGTGCTCGTACTCAACCACCGGGCGCTTGATCGCCGAGGTGTTGGCGGACATCGTCCGCACCGCCTTTTCGGTGTCGAGATCGGTCCGCTCGCTCTCGGGCAAGTTGCGAAAGGTCGGCCCCTTGCGATTGAGGATCGCTTCCCACCCGCGCGCATCGACCCATTCGCGCAGCTTGTCCGGCTCGATCCCCGCCTTCTTGTAGTCGTGGAAGCGGTAGGCGAGCCCCAGCCCGTCGAGCCAACCGCGAGCCTTCCTGACCGTATCGCAGTTGGGGATGCCGTAGACCGTGATGCTCATGCGTCGCGCCTTTCGAAATGGTGGGTGCGCGGGTCTGGGCAGGCGTACAAGGTATAGCTGTCGTAATAGCGCTCGCGCCCGTTGGCCTTGGCGACGCGATGTTCGGCCACCCGGCCCCAGCCGCGCGCCGAAGCCTCGTCGTCCCATTCGCTGAGCGCGATCGTTTCGCCATCTTCGGCAACATAGCTCTTGAACGATCGATAGCCGGGCTGTTCCCGAGCGAGGTGTTCCATTGTCGCGGATTCGGCGTCGTATGCGGCCTGGTCGATGTCGGCGCGCTTGCGGTTGCGGAAAACGACAAGGTACATTTGAGGGTCTTTAGGACCGACATGGCGTTGAAGAAACCGCTCGTGTCGAGCGTAGTCGAGACACCTGGGCGCGATCTCTCGACCTTGCTCGACATGAGCGGAGTTGGGGGATGCCTAGACAACCGGGGGAAATCCGCCAAAAGGCGCGGGCTATGAGCTTCAACTCCTTCGGCCACGTGTTCCGCTTCACCACCTGGGGTGAAAGCCACGGCCCGGCGCTGGGCGCGGTGGTCGATGGCTGCCCGCCGGGGCTGGCGCTGAGCGAGGCCGATATCCAGCCGTTCCTCGACGCGCGGCGGCCTGGGCAATCGAAGTTCACCACCCAGCGACAGGAACCCGACGCGGTGCGTATCCTGTCGGGAGTGTTCGACGGACACACGACGGGGACACCGATCAGCCTGATGATCGAGAACGTCGATCAGCGCAGCAAGGACTACGCGGAAGTAGCCAAAGCCTATCGCCCCGGCCACGCAGACTACGCCTACGACGCCAAGTACGGCTTTCGCGACTACCGCGGCGGCGGGCGCAGTTCGGCGCGCGAGACCGCGGCGCGCGTGGCGGCCGGCGCGGTGGCGCGGCTGGTGGTCGCCGAGGTGACGATCGTCGCGCATGTCATCGAGATCGGCGGAGATCGAGCGGAGACCTTCGATGTCGCCGAGATCGCCAACAATCCGTTCTTTTGTGCCGATCCGGCCGCGGCGGCGCGCTGGGAAACGCTGGTCGATGGTGCGCGCAAGGATGGCTCCTCGCTCGGCGCGGTGGTCGAATGTGTCGCAACGGGCGTTCCGGCCGGTTGGGGCGCGCCGCTCTATGCCAAGCTCGACGCCGAGCTCGCCCACGCGATGATGGGGATCAACGCGGTCAAGGCGGTCGAGAACGGCGACGGTTTCGCCGCTACCCGTCTGCGCGGCGAGGAAAATGCAGACCCGATGCGACCGGGTGAGAACGCGCCGGAGTTCCTTGCCAACCACGCCGGCGGGATCGCGGGCGGGATCAGCACCGGGCAGCCGGTGGTGGTCCGCGTCGGCTTCAAACCGACCAGTTCGATCCTGACCCCGGTCGATACGATCGACCGCGACGGCAACGCCGCCGAAATCATGACGAAGGGCCGCCACGATCCGTGCGTCGGCATCCGCGGCGCCCCTGTCGTTGCGGCGATGATGGCGCTCGTCCTGGCCGATCAGAAGCTGCTTCATCGGGCGCAGTGCGGATAGGCTTCGCGCGCGGGCAAAGCCTTGCTTGAGGTGGACCGCAAAACGGCCCGCCAAAAAAAGCGTCGATCTGGCATTTTTCCATTTCAATGCAATACTTTGCAAGCCGGTGAACCCCCGCTTGTGTGACCTTTCGCCGACCCGGGGCTCGCGCCCGGTTTGGGCATCCAATACAGGCGAGGAACGGCGATTTTCGTCACGCCCGCGATCCTGTCTTTGAAAACCGATGTAGGAAATAGAAGACGACGTTGGACGCGGCGCGAGCCATCGCTCCTCTCCGGTTCGCCCGGGCTCACTGGTTTTGCCCCGGCTCACTGGTTTTGCCCCGGCTCACTTGTTTTGCCCCGGCTCACTTGTTTTGCCCCGGCTCACTTGTTTTGATTGTCTGAACCAACGCGGTCGCTAGGCTTCGCCGCAACCGCCGGGGAGCACCAATGGCCAAGCGACTGACCCTCTATATCCTGATCGGCATGGCGCTGGGGCTGATCGCCGGCGCGCTGCTACATGGCGCCTACGCCAAGGGGGATCCGGCGCTGGCCCAGGCCGCCGACTACCTCAAGCTGCTCCCCGACGTGTTCCTCAAGCTGATCAAGATGATCATCGCCCCGCTGGTGCTGGCGACGATCGTTGCGGGAATCGCCGGGATGGGCGACGCCGCCGAACTCGGCCGGATCGGCACCCGCGCGCTGGCGTGGTTCATCACCGCCAGCCTGCTGTCGCTGAGCCTGGGCCTGCTGCTGGTCAACCTGTTCAAGCCTGGGGTCGGTCTCGCGCTCCAGCCCACCGCGGACCTCGGCGAACTGGCGGTCAAGGACTTCACCTTGCGCCACTTCGTGCTCGAAATCTTCCCGACCAGCGCGTTCGACGCGATGGCGACGAACAACATCCTTCAGATCCTGGTGTTCTCGCTCTTCGCCGGGGTGGCGCTGTCCGCGCTCGGGCCGAAAGGCGCGGTGCTGGTGCGCGGGGCCGAGGCGCTGGCCGAGCTGATGCTCCAGATCACCGGCTACGTGATGCGCTTCGCGCCGTTCGCGGTGTTCGGCGCGATCGGATCGGTCGTCGCGACCAAGGGCCTGGGGATCGTCGTCACTTATGGCGTGCTGATCAGCGAGTTCTATTTCGGGCTGGTGCTGTTGTGGGCGATCCTGCTGGGCATCGGCGGGCTGTTCCTGGGGCGGCGCATCTTCACGCTGATCCGCTATATCCGCGAACCGCTGCTGCTGACCTTCTCCACCGCGAGTTCGGAGGCGGGTCTGCCCAAGCTGTTCGAGCAGCTCGACCGGTTCGGGGTGCCGCGGCGGCTTTCGGGTTTCGTCCTGCCGCTCGGTTACTCGTTCAACCTCGACGGCTCGATGATGTACATGAGCTTCGCGACGATCTTCATCGCGCAGGCCTATGGCATCGAGCTATCGTGGACCCAGCAGATCCTGATGCTGCTGACCCTGATGGTCACCAGCAAGGGCATCGCCGGAGTGCCGCGCGCCAGCCTGGTGGTGATCGCCGCGACGCTCAGCCAGTTCGGGCTGCCGGTCGAGGGCATCGCGTTGATCCTGGGGATCGATCAGTTCCTCGACATGGGCCGCTCGGCCACCAACATCGTCGGCAACGCGGTAGCGACCAGCGTGATCACCAAGTGGGAGGGGATGCTGGAGAAGCCCGAGCCGATCGCGGTCGAGCCGCCTCACGCCCCCAGCCACACGGCGGCGCACGGCAGGGCAGGGCTCGATCTCGATTCCTCGGCCTAGGCAAGGAGTTCACGCAAAGGCGCTGAGGCGCAAAGGCGGTTTCCCTTGCGGCGAAGCCGCAGTTCATTGTGGCGCCTTGCAGAAGGTCGCTCCTGCGGCGCACCCTACCTCCTTGCGCCTTCTTATCTTTGCGCCTTTGCGTGAACCCTACTTCTTTTCGACCGCCGCCGTCTTCGGCCTGAACGCGCACAAGTCCGCCACCACGCAGCGCCAGCATTCCGGGGTGCGCGCCTTGCAGGTGTAGCGGCCGTGCAGGATCAGCCAGTGGTGCGCGCCTTGGCGGAACGGCGCGGGGACCTTCTTGTCGAGCTGCGCCTCGACCGCCTCAGGGGTCTTGCCCCGCGCCAGGCCAGTGCGGTTGCCCACCCTGAACACATGGGTGTCGACCGCAAAGGTTTCCTCGCCCCAGGCGCAGTTGAGCACCACGTTGGCGGTCTTGCGGCCCACGCCGGGCAGCGCGGTCAGCGCGTCGCGATTCCGCGGCACTTCGCCGCCGTGCTCGGCGATGAGCTTCTCCGACAGGGCGATGACGTTCTTCGCCTTGGCGTTGAACAGGCCGATCGTCTTGATGTGCGCCTTCAGCCCGTCCTCGCCCAGCGCGACCATCTGCGCAGGGGTGGTCACCTCGCGGAACAACGCGCGCGTCGCCTTGTTGACCCCGACGTCGGTCGCCTGCGCCGACAGCACGACGGCAACCAGCAACTGATAGGTGTTGCCGAACTCGAGCTCGGTAAGCGGATCGGGGTTGTCCTCGGCCAGGCGGCGGAAGAATTCGAACAGCTCGGCCTTCGTGCGCGGTGCGCTCAAAGCCCCAAGACCTGCGCCATCGTATAGCGTCCCGCGCGCTGGCCGATCAGCCAAGCGGCTCCGCGCACCGCCCCGCGGGCAAAGATCGCCCTGTTTTCGGCAATGTGCGTCAGGACGATGCGTTCGTCCTCTCCCGCCAGGATCACGCTGTGATCGCCCGCCACGGTTCCGCCGCGCAAGCTGGCAAAGCCGATCGCGCCGCGTACCCTGGGGCCGCTCACCCCATCGCGCCCGCGCTCGCTGGCTTCGTTCAGGCGGATTTCGCGCGCCTCGGCGGCGGCCTCACCCAGCATCAGTGCGGTGCCCGAGGGGGCATCGACCTTGCGCCGGTGGTGCATCTCGGCGATTTCGATGTCCCAGTCGGCATCGAGCCGCAGCGCCGCCTCGCGCACCAGGTGGACCAGCATGTTCACGCCGAGCGAAGTGTTTCCGGTCTGGAGCACCGCGATCCGGTCGGCGGCGTGGTCGATCAGGAAGTGGTGGCGGTCTTCGAGGCCGGTGGTGCCGATCAGGATCGGCGTGGCCGCCTCGACCGCGATGTCGAGATTGTCCTCGAGCGCGGCGGGCGAAGAGAAATCGACCAGCACGTCGGACACTTCGGCCAGCGCGACGAGGTCGCCGCCCTGGTCGATCCCGCCCGCCACGGCATAGCCCGCCGCGGGGATCGCCTCGGCCAGCGCCCGGCCCATGGCTCCCGCGCTGCCGATGATGCCGATGCGTTCCATTGTGCTCCCCAGGTCCGCGTGCTTCATGGCGGACATGACTCCCGTTCGCAACATCGTGATCCTGACCGGCGCCGGGGTATCCGCCGAAAGCGGAATCGACACCTTCCGCAGCGCGGGTGGTCTGTGGGAACAGCACCGGGTCGAGGATGTCGCCACGCCCGAGGGCTTCGCGCGCGATCCCGAGTTGGTGCTGCGGTTCTATGACATGCGCCGCGCGGCGATCCAGACGAAGGTACCGAACCCCGCGCACGAGGCGCTTGCCCGGCTCGATGCGGAATGGCCCGATGAGACTGGGCGCGAACTGCTGATCGTGACCCAGAACGTCGACGATCTCCACGAACGCGCGGGGGCGAAGCGCGTGCTGCACATGCACGGCACCCACCTCAACGCCTGGTGCATGGCCTGCGACGTGCGCTCGCCGTGGCGCGAAACGCTGATCGACCGGCCGCCGTGCCCGGCCTGCGGCAAGGCGGCGCTGCGCCCCGATGTCGTCTGGTTCGGCGAGATGCCGTACGAGATGGACCGCATCTATGCAGCGCTGCGGTCGGCCGACCTGTTCGTCTCGATTGGCACCTCGGGCGCGGTCTATCCCGCTGCGGGGTTCGTCCGCGATGCGCGCGAATGCGGCGCGGCGACGCTCGAACTCAACCTCGAACGCAGCCAGGGATCGCGCTGGTTCGACGAGACGCGGCTGGGTCCGGCAAGCGAACTGGTGCCGGCATGGGTGGAGGAACTTTTAGGCGGCTGAGCACCCGCGACACTCCGGGTCCTTGGCGATTCGCAAGCTGCGCAGCGCGGGGGCGAGCCCGTCGAGCACGTGGAGCTGGCCGAACTGCGGATCGCCCATTCCGCCCACGCCCGCCGCCGCCAGGATCACGCGCACCGCTGCGAGCGCCGCGAACGTCCCCGCCCAACCGGCCATCGCGCCCAACATCCCATCCTCGGCGCAACTGTCGCAGTCCTCGGCATCGAACGCATCGCCGACGAAGCAGCGATAGCACGGCTGGCCGGCCAGGTGCCCCGCGAACGCGCCGACCTGGCCCTGAAAACGCCCGACCGCGGCGCTGACCAGCGGCGTTTGCGCGGCGACACAGGCGTCCGACACCGCCAGCCGGGTGGCGAAGTTGTCGCACCCGTCGACGATCACCGTACCACCGTCGAGCATCTTCGCGGCGTTGTCGCGGCCGATCCGCCCGCGGCAGATCCGGACCTCGATCGACGGATCGAATCGCACAGCCCAGGCGCGGGCGACGTCGACCTTGGCGCTGCCGATGTCAGCTTCGGCGAAGATCGTCTGGCGTTGCAGATTGCTCGCCTCGACCACGTCGTCGTCGATCAGTATCAACGCGCCGACCCCCGCCGCGGCCAGGTATTGTACTACCGGCGAGCCGATTCCGCCCAGCCCGACGACAGCCACTTGCGCCCGGCCCAGCGCAACCTGACCGGCGCCGCCAATCTCGGGCAGGACGATATGGCGAGCGAAGCGGTCGAGGCGGTCGGAGGGCAGCATCGGACTGCGGACTAGCCTGTTAACAAGCCGGGCAAAAGCGGTTCGCCCGGTGTGGA
Protein-coding sequences here:
- the dapB gene encoding 4-hydroxy-tetrahydrodipicolinate reductase, with product MERIGIIGSAGAMGRALAEAIPAAGYAVAGGIDQGGDLVALAEVSDVLVDFSSPAALEDNLDIAVEAATPILIGTTGLEDRHHFLIDHAADRIAVLQTGNTSLGVNMLVHLVREAALRLDADWDIEIAEMHHRRKVDAPSGTALMLGEAAAEAREIRLNEASERGRDGVSGPRVRGAIGFASLRGGTVAGDHSVILAGEDERIVLTHIAENRAIFARGAVRGAAWLIGQRAGRYTMAQVLGL
- a CDS encoding NAD-dependent deacylase encodes the protein MTPVRNIVILTGAGVSAESGIDTFRSAGGLWEQHRVEDVATPEGFARDPELVLRFYDMRRAAIQTKVPNPAHEALARLDAEWPDETGRELLIVTQNVDDLHERAGAKRVLHMHGTHLNAWCMACDVRSPWRETLIDRPPCPACGKAALRPDVVWFGEMPYEMDRIYAALRSADLFVSIGTSGAVYPAAGFVRDARECGAATLELNLERSQGSRWFDETRLGPASELVPAWVEELLGG
- a CDS encoding HesA/MoeB/ThiF family protein, with protein sequence MLPSDRLDRFARHIVLPEIGGAGQVALGRAQVAVVGLGGIGSPVVQYLAAAGVGALILIDDDVVEASNLQRQTIFAEADIGSAKVDVARAWAVRFDPSIEVRICRGRIGRDNAAKMLDGGTVIVDGCDNFATRLAVSDACVAAQTPLVSAAVGRFQGQVGAFAGHLAGQPCYRCFVGDAFDAEDCDSCAEDGMLGAMAGWAGTFAALAAVRVILAAAGVGGMGDPQFGQLHVLDGLAPALRSLRIAKDPECRGCSAA